The genomic region CCAGACGGGGATTTCCATCGCGATGTTGCGCTTCTCCCAGCGCGTGGTGTAGGTCGGGAAGGTGCCGTCCACCGGCAGCTTGCTGGTGGGCAGCTCGTCACCTTGGAACACGATCATGGGACCGAGCACGTCCTTGACGAACTCGGGCGCCTCTTCGGGCACGGCCGGCCGCATCGGGACGTTGCTGGTCGGCTTGGCCGGGACCGGAATCTCGTACATGTTGGCGAGCGTCTGGTCCACGGCGGCCCAGTTCTTCTTGACGACTTCCTCGCCCTTCTTGCCGTATTCCTTCTTGATGGACTTCTTGATGGCCTCGATGGCCTCTTCTCGCGGCAAGACGCCGGAGATGGCGAAGAAGCAGGTCTGCATGATGGTGTTCACGCGGCCCCCCATGCCGGTTTCCTTGGCCACGTGGTAGGCGTCAATCGCGAAGACCTTGAGCTTCTTGTCGATGATGTCCTGCTGGACCTTGCGCGGGATCCGATCCCAGGTCTCGTTTTGCGGGAAGGGGCTGTTGAGCAGGAAGACGGCGCCAGGGACGGCGGTCTTCAGCATGTCGTACTTCTCGAGGAAGGCCCAGTTGTGGCAGGCGACAAAGTTGGTCGCGGTGATCAGGTAGGATGAACGGATCGGCTTGGGGCCGAAGCGCAGGTGCGAGACCGTCATCGAGCCGGCTTTCTTCGAGTCGTAGACGAAGTAGCCCTGGGCGTAGTTGTCGGTGTCCTCGCCGATGATCTTGATCGAGTTCTTGTTGGCGCCGACGGTGCCGTCCGAGCCGAGGCCGTAGAACATCGCGCGGACGACGCTCTTGTCCTCGGTCACGAAGTCCGGATCGAAGGGCAGGCTCGTGTGCGTGACGTCTTCCTGGATACCGATCGTGAACTGGTTTTTCGGCTGCGCGGCGGCGAGGTTGTCGTAGACGGCCTTCACCATCGGTGGTGAGAACTCCTTGCTGGACAGGCCGTAGCGGCCGCCGACGATGTGCTTGAGCGCGGCCGGCCGCTTGCCGCAGGCGCAGGCTTCGCCGAAGCCGGTCATCACGTCCTTGTAAAGCGGCTCGCCTTCGGCGCCGGGCTCCTTCGTGCGGTCCAGGACGGCGATGGCTTTCACGGTCTGGGGCAGGACGTCGAAGAGGGCGGCGGGCACGAACGGGCGATACAAGCGGACCTTGACGAGGCCGACCTTCTCGCCGCGGGCGGTCAGGTAATCCACCGTCTCGTGCGCGGCCTCGGCACCGGACCCCATGATGACGATGACGCGTTCGGCATCCGGAGCGCCGACATAGTCGAACAGGTGATACTGCCGGCCGACAACCTTGGCAAAGCGGTCCATGACGCGCTGCACGACCTCGGGGCAGCGGGCATAGAACGGGTTGACGGTCTCGCGGGCCTGGAAGAAGACGTCGGGGTTCTGGGCGGAGCCGCGGAGCTTGGGTCGGTCGGGCGTGAGCGCGCGGGCGCGGTGCGCCGCGACGGCGTTCTCGTCGAGCATGGCGCGCATGTCGTCCGCGGTGAGCTCCTCGATCTTTGCGACTTCGTGCGAGCTGCGGAAGCCGTCGAAGAAGTGCATGAACGGCACGCGGCTTTCGAGCGTCACGGCGTGCGTGATGAGGGCCATGTCCATGATTTCCTGGACGGAGCCGGAAGCAAGCATGCCGAAGCCGGTGGACCGGCAGGCCATCACGTCGCTGTGGTCGCCGAAGATGCTCAAGGCGTGCGTCGCGACGGTGCGGGCGGTGATGTGGAAGACGGTCGGGAGCAACTCGCCGGCCATCTTGAACATGGTCGGGATCATGAGGAGCAGCCCCTGGGACGCGGTGAACGTGCACGTCAGGGCGCCCGTGGACGCCGCCCCGTGCACGGCAGCGCACGCGCCGCCCTCGCTCTGCATCTCCGCGACGTGGGGGATGGTGCCCCAGATGTTGGTTTGACCCAGGGCGGACCACTCATCGGCCCACTCACCCATCGGGGACGAGGGCGTGATCGGGTAGATGGCGATGACCTCGCTCACTTTGTGGGCGACATGGGCCGCGGCCTGGTTGCCATCGATCGTGACCATGCGACGTTTGCTCATGAGCCTGTTTCTCCCAGTTGTGCGCCCGGCCGCGATGGACCGCGGTGTGGCGCCCCGCCGGCC from Phycisphaerae bacterium harbors:
- the nifJ gene encoding pyruvate:ferredoxin (flavodoxin) oxidoreductase — encoded protein: MSKRRMVTIDGNQAAAHVAHKVSEVIAIYPITPSSPMGEWADEWSALGQTNIWGTIPHVAEMQSEGGACAAVHGAASTGALTCTFTASQGLLLMIPTMFKMAGELLPTVFHITARTVATHALSIFGDHSDVMACRSTGFGMLASGSVQEIMDMALITHAVTLESRVPFMHFFDGFRSSHEVAKIEELTADDMRAMLDENAVAAHRARALTPDRPKLRGSAQNPDVFFQARETVNPFYARCPEVVQRVMDRFAKVVGRQYHLFDYVGAPDAERVIVIMGSGAEAAHETVDYLTARGEKVGLVKVRLYRPFVPAALFDVLPQTVKAIAVLDRTKEPGAEGEPLYKDVMTGFGEACACGKRPAALKHIVGGRYGLSSKEFSPPMVKAVYDNLAAAQPKNQFTIGIQEDVTHTSLPFDPDFVTEDKSVVRAMFYGLGSDGTVGANKNSIKIIGEDTDNYAQGYFVYDSKKAGSMTVSHLRFGPKPIRSSYLITATNFVACHNWAFLEKYDMLKTAVPGAVFLLNSPFPQNETWDRIPRKVQQDIIDKKLKVFAIDAYHVAKETGMGGRVNTIMQTCFFAISGVLPREEAIEAIKKSIKKEYGKKGEEVVKKNWAAVDQTLANMYEIPVPAKPTSNVPMRPAVPEEAPEFVKDVLGPMIVFQGDELPTSKLPVDGTFPTYTTRWEKRNIAMEIPVWDPDVCTQCGKCAIACPHAAIRLKAYDPALLKNAPPTFKSKKYIGKEFENYVMTVQVAPEDCTGCGACVEVCPAKNKQEARLKAINMAFQPPLRESERANYEFFLGLPEVDRSKVRINSVKGSQFLQPLFEYSGACAGCGETPYIKLLTQLFGDRAIMSNATGCSSIYGGNLPTAPWVINKDGRGPAWCNSLFEDNAEFGFGYRLTIDKHAEYARELVTRLRGEIGADLADGLLNASQKGEAEIDAQRKRVAALKSKLAGSKSPEAKYLLEMADMLVRKSVWIVGGDGWAYDIGYGGLDHVLACGRNVNVLVLDTEVYSNTGGQCSKSTPRGAVAKFAAGGKPMGKKDMAMIAMTYGHIYVATVALGANDAQTVKAFIEAEAYDGPSLIIAYSHCIAHGINMRTGLDTQKRAVESGHFPLFRFNPELAAQGKNPLQLDSKKPTLPYEDFAYQQTRFKMLTKSKPEEAKRLLELARHDVARRWSLYEQMAAMHTVGGNGHGEPAGGGE